The Micromonospora sp. Llam0 genome contains a region encoding:
- a CDS encoding pilin: MLRIRINKSVHLSPVGRVGRVCAAVGVVVLVLAVPAAAQADPGEGAYLAANSLPVVITKLQNLIMGLLAGLATLFLVLAGVYWATAGGDPGQVEKAKGALRNALIGYGLAVLAPILLQLLQGVVGG; this comes from the coding sequence ATGCTCCGCATCCGCATCAACAAGTCTGTCCACCTGTCCCCGGTCGGTCGAGTCGGCCGCGTGTGCGCGGCGGTCGGCGTCGTCGTCCTTGTCCTCGCCGTTCCGGCCGCCGCACAGGCGGATCCCGGCGAGGGCGCCTACCTGGCGGCGAACAGCCTGCCGGTCGTCATCACCAAACTCCAGAATCTGATCATGGGTCTGCTGGCCGGACTCGCGACCCTGTTCCTGGTCCTCGCCGGGGTGTACTGGGCCACCGCCGGCGGGGATCCCGGCCAGGTCGAGAAGGCCAAGGGCGCGTTGCGTAACGCGTTGATCGGCTACGGCCTGGCGGTGCTGGCCCCGATCCTGCTGCAGCTGCTGCAGGGCGTTGTCGGGGGCTGA